A genomic segment from Spinacia oleracea cultivar Varoflay chromosome 3, BTI_SOV_V1, whole genome shotgun sequence encodes:
- the LOC130469887 gene encoding uncharacterized protein, with protein MAMNLKFLIPNMSKLEPLDGKNYKRWAVRMKFYLEQIDVAYVIYDVVKLDDESELHDFEVKFAKDDRTYKGILLHHMSNALLDIYMGYNHARDIWDGLAKKYGTDDAGTKRYCVSKWLDFQVEDDKPIIDQINDYENICIAKAVEGLGICDITLAIVLIEKLPPSWKDFRNQLMHKKKDLTLEELVVVGHLKIEEENRIMDKGQSVFSGSAKANLVEPKGNFDSYKFKGKGSPLKPQGKTRIMVSSIAVA; from the exons ATGGCTATGAATTTGAAATTTCTTATTCCTAACATGTCAAAATTGGAACCTCTGGATGGaaagaattataaacgttgggctgttaggatgaaATTTTATTTGGAACAAATTGATGTTGCGTATGTTATTTATGATGTTGTGAAACTTGATGATGAATctgaattgcatgattttgaGGTGAAGTTTGCTAAGGATGATAGAACCTATAAGGGAATATTGTTGCATCACATGTCGAATGCTTTGCTTGATATTTATATGGGTtataatcatgctagggatatttgggatggtttAGCTAAaaagtatggaactgatgatgctggtactaaaCGTTATTGTGTTAGTAAGTGGTTAGATTTTCAAGTTGAggatgataaaccaattattgatcagattaATGATTATGAGAATATTTGCATTGCTAAGGCTGTCGAGGGTTTGGGTATTTGTGATATAACCCTTGCTattgttttaattgagaaactgcCACCTTCATGGAAGGATTTTAGAAACCAATTAATGCATAAGAAGAAagaccttaccttagaggaaCTCGTAGTcgtaggtcacctgaaaattgaggaggagaaCCGTATTATGGATAAGGGCCAATCTGTGTTTTCTGGTTCTGCAAAAGCTAATCTTGTTGAACCTAAGGGTAACTTTGATTCTTATAAGTTTAAGGGGAAGGGCAGTCCATTAAAGCCACAAGGGaaaacaaggataatggtatcatcAATTG CCGTCGCCTAG